The sequence below is a genomic window from Cobetia sp. cqz5-12.
TGGCATTGGCGACCAGCATCATCGGCCAGTCCGCCGGCAATCCATGACGCTGCAGCTCATCACAGATCACCTCGAGACGATTGAGCCCCATATAGAAGAGAAGCGTTTCATCGCGACGCGCCAGCTGCTGCCATTCAGGTTGCTCGCTCTTGCTGCAGAGCTGAGCCGTCACGAAACGCAGACGCTGTGCATGCGCCCTGTCCGTCAATGGCATCCCCAGGGCAGCGGCCGCACCGGAAGCTGCGGTGATGCCCGGCACGATATGACGCGTGATGGCGGCATCATCGAGGGCCGTGAGCTCCTCCCCCATGCGCCCGAAGACACCGGGGTCGCCGCCCTTGAGGCGCACGACTCGCATGCCCTCCCCCGCCAGGCGCACCATCAGCGCACCGATCTCTTCCTGCGGCACACTATGATTGCCGCAGGCCTTGCCGACGTAATAGCGCTCACAGTGAACCGGTAGCTGAGCGAGAATCTCATCGCCGACCAGGCGGTCATAGACAACCGCATCCGCAGCATTCAGCATTCGCCAAGCCTTGAGCGTCATCAGGTCCGGATCCCCCGGCCCCGCGCCCACCAGCGCGACCTGGCCCGGAAGAAACGCCTCCCAGGCGGGAGAAATCCCGTTGGCGTCGCTGCGCGCTGGCGCATGCCGATTCTCGCCACGCCATCCGCGTCGCGACATCAGGCCATCGGTCAGCCGCGCCATGAGAATCCCGAGAGACTCTGTGCTGCTGGATACCGACATCAGGTCACGCCATTTCCAACGAATCAGTCCGCTCATCGGATCGCTCCTCTTCCACAAGACGTTTGAGTTCAGGCAGGCAGGAACCGCAGCGAGTGCCGCAGGCCAGGCGCGCGCCCAGGGCTTCCACGGAATCGTCACCGGACTGGATGGCCTGGCGAATGGTCAGCTCGCCGACCTGATGACAGGCACAGACCATCGCCCCGACATCCGCCTGCCCGGAGAGACGACCGGCCAGCAGGCTGCGGCGCTCATGCACGGAGAGCTGCTCTGATGCGAAGCATTCGCCCAGCCAGGCGATATTGGGCTGGCGATCGAGATGCGCGTCACCCGGCATCACCTTCAACCACCAGACAAGGCGCCCATCACGAAAGCCCGCGGCACTGATGCCTCCCAGGGCGGTGTCCTGCGCCCAGAGCCCCGCCGGGACACCCAGATGGCTTTCGCACCAATGCGGCCAATCCGGCTGACCCTGACCTGCCAGCTGGTAGCGCACCAATGCCGATTGCGGAATACGCGCCCAGTAGCGCCCGTCGAGCTGGGTCACGGCATCTGCCAGATCCTCACGCTCAGCCAGGATGGAGGGGGCGATCAACAGAGTGGCCTGCCACTCGCACGGCAATGGCGCGACCTCGACCGCGCCATGCTTGGATTCCGGCTGACCGGAAAAGGGATCAACGAGCCCCGCCAGCAGCGCACCGACCCGGGCATGACTCGCGAAGTGGTCGCTCCAGTGCATCGGAATGAACACCTCCCCGCGACGCTGGCCACTGCTGATGCGCACGCGAGCCCGATAATCCCCACGTAGCCCGCCCTGCTCATCACGCCCCTTGAGTTGCGCGAGACCACCATCCTGCAAATCGCGAGCCGCGGCATCCTGCGGATGAAGCTCCACGAAAGGCTCGGCACGATGATTCATCAGGCGGGCACTGCGCGCGGTGCGCGTCATGGTGTGCCACTGATCACGAATGCGCCCGGTATTGAGGCGCAGCGGCGCCGCATCGCTTAGCGCCTGTTGCGGCAATTGGGGTACTACGGGCACCAGGCGTGCGCGACCATTGGGCGTATTGAAGGTGGCATCTTCGAACAGGCGCGGCGTGCCGACCAGCTCGCCCTTGTCCCCACGGCGTACCGGCCACTGGATCGGCTTGAGCGCGTCGTAGCCCGCGCGATCCAGCTCCGCCAGCGGCGCGATGTTGAACAGCCGCTTGACCGAAGAAGTCGCCGATGGCTTGCGACCGGCCTTGAGACGCGGCGCAGCATTGCGAAACCCCGAGAGACGAGCGTGCTCTCGAAAGATCGCGTGGGGGCCCGAGTAACGGAAAGCCTCCTGAAAGCCCATGCGCTTGCCGACCTCCGCCAGCTGCCACCAGTCATGACGCGCTTCGCCCGGCGGAGTTAGCAGGCCCCGCTGGCGAGAGATGCAGCGCTCGGAGTTGGTGACGGTGCCATCCTTCTCGCTCCAGCTGCTGGCCGGCAGCACCACATCGGCGTAATCCAGGGTGTCACTGTCGGCCATGCACTCGGAGACGATCACCAGCGGGCAGGCCGCCAGCGCCGCACGCACTCGTGCGCTATCCGGCAGGCTCACCGCCGGGTTGGTCGCCATGATCCACAGTGCCTTGATCTCGCCGCGCCCCAGCGCCGCAAACAGCTCGACCGCCTTGTGACCTGGCCTCTCGGGCAGGTTCGGGGCCTGCCAGAATTCGCTGACCAGCGCCCGCGCGCCCGGCGTGTCGTAATCCATATGTGCCGCCAGCTGGTTGGCCAGCCCCCCGACCTCGCGACCGCCCATCGCATTGGGCTGCCCGGTGATGGAAAACGGCCCCGCCCCCGGTAACCCGATCTTGCCGCCCGCCAAATGGCAATTGATGATCGCGTTGCCCTTGTCGGTGCCACTGGTCGATTGATTCACGCCCTGGGAAAACAGCGTGACCACATGCAGCTGGGTGGCGAACCAGTAATAGAAGGTCTCGAGACGCTCCACGTCGATATCGCAATCCCGCGCGATCACCGCAAGCGAGCAGTCGTCACGCTTCGCCTGCTTGAGCGCTGCATCGAAGCCCTGGGTGTGGGCCTCCAGATAGAGACGGTCGGTGCGTCCGCGTTCGGCCATATAGGCCAGCAGGCCATTGAAGAGGCGCGCATCACTGCCGGGGCGAATGCCCAGGTACAGGTCCGCGATCTCGCAGCTATCGGTCAGGCGCGGGTCGATCACCACGATACGCAGCAGCGGATTGTCGATACGTGCCTGCTTGAGACGCTGGAACAGCACCGGGTGATTCCATGCCAGATTGCTGCCGACCAGCACCACCAGTTCGGCACGTTCGAGATCCTCATAGCTGCAAGGCACAGCGTCTGCCCCGAAGGCACGCTTGTGCGCCACGACGGCCGAGGCCATGCACAGCCGCGAATTGGTATCCAGGTGAGGCGTACCGATGAAGCCCTTGAACAGCTTGTTGGCGAGGTAATAGTCCTCGGTCAACAGCTGTCCCGACAGATAGGCGGCGATGCTGTCCCCACCATGGGTGCTGCGCAGCTCACCGAAGCGAGCGGCGATCAAATCCAGCGCCGTATCCCAGCTGACCTCTCGCAGCACACCTGCAGCATCACGTATCTGCGGATGTGTCAGGCGTCCGCTGGGTGACAGTGTCTCGGCAAGCGCAGAGCCCTTGACGCACAGACGTCCGTAATTGGCCGGGTGGTCGTCATCACCACTCAGAGACGCGATGCGCAGACCGCCCGGCGCCTGCTCAAGCTCGACAGCCACACCACATCCGACACCACAATATGGGCAAGTGGTGGTGGCACGACACGAGGTGGGGTCCGAGGTGTGCGGGGGACTCTTGATCTGCATCGATATCACTCCCTGGTGCTTGGAGCACGAAAACATTGGCCACGAAAAAGGCGCCTGACGACCGGACACGAATGTCGGTCATCAGGCGCCTTTGCCTGTTGTTGATAGCGGTCAGACCCTGAACGGGTCGCTGCGAGACATGACAGATATCGCCGCCATTGGCTGGATGAAGCGCTCCGAGTCCTCGTCGACTCGAACCCATATCCCTCGATCATGCCGCACAGGTATTGTCCTGAAGAAGGCAGATACCAGACCAACAGCAACACTTCATCTTGGATAACAGCGACTTGCGCTACACAGGCTCTGCAAGGTAATGAGAGAACCTGAGCCCCCTCGCTACCTGACACCCTTTGACGCACCAGCCCTGTGCACCTCGAGAGATGTCTGCACCACACTCTGACGTTGAGGCACTCTCTCATGCCCCTTCCCCTCGTCAAGGTAGCTGCACTGAACTCTCGCCCTGCTCACAAACCAATGAAAACAAGAGTTTTTTTATCAATCGGCATCAAATTCGCTGTTGTCTTGGCAGGTTGGGTCAATGACGACCCCGAATCGCAGGTCTCGCAACGCATCACTCTGATGAGTGACATGCAGCAGCCAACGGTCCGCCAGACCTGCCGCAGTGCCGGGTAACAGCGACATCGTCACCTGATACTGCCACTCGCTATCCAATGCTTAGCCCTCATCTTCCAGGCAAAGGCGCCTGCTTGACGTCGTGATCATCACGGCGGCAAGCAGGCGCTTTTTTTATGCATCTTTTTCATGCGTCAGAACATCAGCGCAAGGAGGCAGCATGCACGCATCATCTCTCACCCGCGGGAATGCGCCAGGTTTGGTCATCATCGGCCATGGCATGGCGGCGCAGAAACTGCTGGAGCAGCTGGTCTCGCTGAGCCCTGATCAGCAACTGCCCTGGCCGGTCACGGTGATCGGCGAAGAGCCCAACCTGCCCTACAACCGCATTCAGCTCTCGCCGTTATTGGCGGGCGAGACACACGCCGATGACCTGATCAGCCAGCAGGCCGGCTGGTTCTCGCGGCACGGCATCACACGGGTCAGCGGTGATCCTGTCTCCCAGATCGACCGCGCCGCCCGCTGTGTCGAGACCGCCAGCGGTGGCTGCATCCCCTATCAGCGGCTGGTGATCGCGACAGGCTCACGTCCGGCGCTGCCATTGCCACTCCCTGCTCATCAGCTACAGGCACTCGACACCAATGACTGGCCACCGGGGCTGATGGGCTTTCGCGATCTGAAGGATGTCGAGCAGATGCAGGCTGCCTGCCTCGCCGCCAATGACCAGGGCACTGGCGCGATAGTCATCGGCGGCGGGCTGCTCGGGCTCGAGGCCGCCGAGGGCCTGCGCAAGGGCGGCCTTGAGGTGACGCTGCTGCAGCGCAGCGAGCGCCTGATGAACCGTCAGCTGGATCAGGTCGCAGCCGGGCTGCTGGAGCAGGAACTTCGCGAGCGTGGCCTCGACATCATCACGGCCGCGCACCTCGAAGAGTGGCTCGAGACCCCGGAGGGCCGCATCGGCGGCGTACGCCTCAAGGATGGCCGCGAACTGCGCGCCGGACTGACCATCGCCGCCACCGGCATTCGCCCCGAGATCGAGCTTGCGCGTGCTGCGGGGCTGGCCTGCCAGCGCGCCATCCAGGTCGATGGCTACCTGCTCACGAGCGATCCGCACATTCACGCGCTGGGCGAATGCTGTGAGGTGGATGGCGAGACCTTCGGCCTGATCGAGCCCATTTGGGCGCAGATCGAAGTGCTCGCCCGCCAGCTTCTCGCGCAACCGACTTCGCCCTATCGCAATGCGCCACTGGCGACGCGCCTCAAGGTCAGCGGAATAGACCTTTATAGCTGCGGTGAGCTTGCCCCACTGCCGAATGATGAGGTGCTGGTCTATCAGGACCACGCCCTGGGCGACTACCGCCGACTGCTGCTGCGCGAGGAGCGCCTGGTCGGCGTGGTGCTCTACGGCGACGTCAGTGCCGGCAACGCCCTGTTCGATGCCCTCAAGGCCGGCACACCTCTGACCAGGATTCGCGAAGGCCTCCTGCTGATGCCGGCAGAAGCCCTGGCGGGACTGACGCAGGACGAACCACCGACGGCACCCGATGATCCCAGTGGCAAGTCGGGCACTCAAGACGCTTCTGACAAGACCGACAAGATCGACACCACAGACAAGAACGACAACACCCCTGACACCTTCGAGGAGGCCGCATGAAACACCTGATCATCATCGGCAATGGCATGGTTGGCCATCACTGCGTCGAACAGCTGATCGCACTGGGCGCCACCGCGCACTACCAGATTCATGTCTTCGGCGAAGAACGCCATATCGCCTACGACCGCGTGCATCTCTCGGAGTATTTCACCGGGCGTGATGCCGAATCTCTCGCGCTCGGCAGCGTGGAGGATTACGCCAGAGCCGGTATCACGCTGCACCTCGACGAGTGCGTCACGGCGATCGATCGCGACGGCGGCCATGCCATCACTCCCCAAGGGCGCTACCCCTACGATAGCCTGGTGCTGGCCACCGGCTCGACACCTTTCGTGCCGCCCATCCAGGGCCTTGGCGAGCCAGGCAGCGAAGCTGCCGCCAGCAATCGGCTGGTCTACCGCACCCTGGAAGACCTCGACCAGATACGCGCCGCTGCCGACGGCAAGACGCGTGGCGTGGTGGTCGGTGGCGGCCTGCTGGGACTTGAGGCCGCCAACGCCCTCAAGTCACTCGGCCTGGAGGCGCATGTGGTCGAATTCGCGCCTCGCCTGATGCCGGTGCAGCTGGATGAGGATGGCGGCCTGGCACTCAAGCAACACATCACTGCGCTGGGGGTCGGCGTACACCTAAATCGCGCCACCACCGACATCGTGCCCGGCGAGGAGTACCAGTGGCGGATGAATTTCTCCGACGGCGAGCATCTGGAAGCGGATCTGATCGTCTTCTCCGCCGGCATCCGTCCTCAGGATGCCCTGGCCCGTAGCGCCAGCCTCGAGATCGGCGAGCGCGGCGGCATCATCATCGATGACGAATGCCGCACCTCGGACCCGGAAATCTTTGCCATCGGCGAGTGCGCCCTATGGCAATCGCGCATCTTCGGGCTGGTCGCGCCCGGCTATCAGATGGCACGCGGCGTGGCGTCCCTGCTGGCCGCCAGCGCTGGCGATGCCACAAGCGATGCGCAGGAGCGCTTCCGCTTCCAGGGCGCCGACATGTCCACCAAGCTCAAGCTGCTGGGGGTGGATGTCGGCTCCATCGGCGATGCCCACGGCAAGAGCGAAGGCGCGATCAGCTATCGCTACTGTGACGAGGCCGACGGTGTCTATCGCCGCCTGATCGTCTCACAGGATCGCAAGCAGGTACTGGGTGCGGTACTGATCGGTGACAACTCGCGCTACGACACCCTGCTGCAGTACGTCACCAATGGCATCGCGGCGCCCAGGGACCCGGCGGCACTCATCCTGCCGGATGCCAGTGGCGAAGCCATCACCCTGGGCGCGGATGCTCTGCCTGACAGCGCCACCCTGTGCTCCTGCCACAACGTCTCCAAGGGCGATGTCTGCAGCGCCATCGACGCCGGCAACAGCGATCTGGGCGCCATCAAGGCCTGCACCAAGGCCAGTACCGGCTGCGGGGGCTGTGCGGCGCTGCTCAAGAAGGTGGTGGATGCCGAGCTGGAAAGCCGTGGTGTCGAGGTAGATCGCTCGCTGTGCGAGCACTTCGCGCATACCCGTCAGGAGCTCTACTCACTGGTACGCGTCGAAGGCATCCAGACCTTCGCCGAGCTGATGGCTAGCCACGGTCGCCATCCCGATGCCCTGGGCTGCGAGGTCTGCAAGCCGGCGGTCGGCTCGATTCTGGCCTCATGCTGGAACGCACCGATCACCGAGTCCTCGCACATTCCGCTGCAGGACACCAATGACACCTTCATGGCCAACATGCAGAAGAACGGCACCTATTCCGTGGTGCCACGCATTCCCGGCGGCGAGATCACGCCGGACAAGCTGATCGCCATCGGCGAGATCGGCAAGCGCTACAACCTCTATACCAAGATCACCGGCGGCCAGCGTATCGACCTCTTCGGTGCCCAGCTGCATGAACTGCCGGACATCTGGAGCGAGCTGATCGCCGCCGGCTTCGAGACCGGCCACGCCTACGGCAAGTCCACCCGCACGGTGAAATCCTGCATCGGCAGCACCTGGTGTCGCTATGGCGTGCAGGACAGCATGGCGATGGCGCTGACGCTGGAAGACCGCTACAAGGGTCTGCGTTCCCCGCACAAGCTCAAGTTCGCCGTCTCCGGCTGTACCCGCGAATGCGCCGAGGCCCAGAGCAAGGATGTCGGCGTGATCGCCACCGAGAACGGCTGGAACCTCTATGTCTGCGGCAACGGCGGCATGCGTCCGCGTCATGCCGAGCTGTTCGCGACCGACCTGGATGACGAGAGCCTGATCCGCACCATCGACCGCTTCCTGATGTTCTACATTCGCACCGCCGATCGCCTGCAGCGCACCTCCGTCTGGCGCGAGGGTCTCGAAGGCGGCCTCGACTATCTGAAGGAGGTGATCCTCGAGGACAGCCTGGGGCTTGGCGAGACACTCGAGGAGCAGATGCAGCAGGTGGTGGACCGCTACGAA
It includes:
- the cobA gene encoding uroporphyrinogen-III C-methyltransferase — its product is MSGLIRWKWRDLMSVSSSTESLGILMARLTDGLMSRRGWRGENRHAPARSDANGISPAWEAFLPGQVALVGAGPGDPDLMTLKAWRMLNAADAVVYDRLVGDEILAQLPVHCERYYVGKACGNHSVPQEEIGALMVRLAGEGMRVVRLKGGDPGVFGRMGEELTALDDAAITRHIVPGITAASGAAAALGMPLTDRAHAQRLRFVTAQLCSKSEQPEWQQLARRDETLLFYMGLNRLEVICDELQRHGLPADWPMMLVANASLPEQQTLHGTLGNMAARLAKHLLPTPCLIIVGSVCQMAAGRESALADAVAHAAAHMSCREAFEESC
- a CDS encoding molybdopterin-dependent oxidoreductase gives rise to the protein MQIKSPPHTSDPTSCRATTTCPYCGVGCGVAVELEQAPGGLRIASLSGDDDHPANYGRLCVKGSALAETLSPSGRLTHPQIRDAAGVLREVSWDTALDLIAARFGELRSTHGGDSIAAYLSGQLLTEDYYLANKLFKGFIGTPHLDTNSRLCMASAVVAHKRAFGADAVPCSYEDLERAELVVLVGSNLAWNHPVLFQRLKQARIDNPLLRIVVIDPRLTDSCEIADLYLGIRPGSDARLFNGLLAYMAERGRTDRLYLEAHTQGFDAALKQAKRDDCSLAVIARDCDIDVERLETFYYWFATQLHVVTLFSQGVNQSTSGTDKGNAIINCHLAGGKIGLPGAGPFSITGQPNAMGGREVGGLANQLAAHMDYDTPGARALVSEFWQAPNLPERPGHKAVELFAALGRGEIKALWIMATNPAVSLPDSARVRAALAACPLVIVSECMADSDTLDYADVVLPASSWSEKDGTVTNSERCISRQRGLLTPPGEARHDWWQLAEVGKRMGFQEAFRYSGPHAIFREHARLSGFRNAAPRLKAGRKPSATSSVKRLFNIAPLAELDRAGYDALKPIQWPVRRGDKGELVGTPRLFEDATFNTPNGRARLVPVVPQLPQQALSDAAPLRLNTGRIRDQWHTMTRTARSARLMNHRAEPFVELHPQDAAARDLQDGGLAQLKGRDEQGGLRGDYRARVRISSGQRRGEVFIPMHWSDHFASHARVGALLAGLVDPFSGQPESKHGAVEVAPLPCEWQATLLIAPSILAEREDLADAVTQLDGRYWARIPQSALVRYQLAGQGQPDWPHWCESHLGVPAGLWAQDTALGGISAAGFRDGRLVWWLKVMPGDAHLDRQPNIAWLGECFASEQLSVHERRSLLAGRLSGQADVGAMVCACHQVGELTIRQAIQSGDDSVEALGARLACGTRCGSCLPELKRLVEEERSDERTDSLEMA
- a CDS encoding NAD(P)/FAD-dependent oxidoreductase, giving the protein MHASSLTRGNAPGLVIIGHGMAAQKLLEQLVSLSPDQQLPWPVTVIGEEPNLPYNRIQLSPLLAGETHADDLISQQAGWFSRHGITRVSGDPVSQIDRAARCVETASGGCIPYQRLVIATGSRPALPLPLPAHQLQALDTNDWPPGLMGFRDLKDVEQMQAACLAANDQGTGAIVIGGGLLGLEAAEGLRKGGLEVTLLQRSERLMNRQLDQVAAGLLEQELRERGLDIITAAHLEEWLETPEGRIGGVRLKDGRELRAGLTIAATGIRPEIELARAAGLACQRAIQVDGYLLTSDPHIHALGECCEVDGETFGLIEPIWAQIEVLARQLLAQPTSPYRNAPLATRLKVSGIDLYSCGELAPLPNDEVLVYQDHALGDYRRLLLREERLVGVVLYGDVSAGNALFDALKAGTPLTRIREGLLLMPAEALAGLTQDEPPTAPDDPSGKSGTQDASDKTDKIDTTDKNDNTPDTFEEAA
- the nirB gene encoding nitrite reductase large subunit NirB, which encodes MKHLIIIGNGMVGHHCVEQLIALGATAHYQIHVFGEERHIAYDRVHLSEYFTGRDAESLALGSVEDYARAGITLHLDECVTAIDRDGGHAITPQGRYPYDSLVLATGSTPFVPPIQGLGEPGSEAAASNRLVYRTLEDLDQIRAAADGKTRGVVVGGGLLGLEAANALKSLGLEAHVVEFAPRLMPVQLDEDGGLALKQHITALGVGVHLNRATTDIVPGEEYQWRMNFSDGEHLEADLIVFSAGIRPQDALARSASLEIGERGGIIIDDECRTSDPEIFAIGECALWQSRIFGLVAPGYQMARGVASLLAASAGDATSDAQERFRFQGADMSTKLKLLGVDVGSIGDAHGKSEGAISYRYCDEADGVYRRLIVSQDRKQVLGAVLIGDNSRYDTLLQYVTNGIAAPRDPAALILPDASGEAITLGADALPDSATLCSCHNVSKGDVCSAIDAGNSDLGAIKACTKASTGCGGCAALLKKVVDAELESRGVEVDRSLCEHFAHTRQELYSLVRVEGIQTFAELMASHGRHPDALGCEVCKPAVGSILASCWNAPITESSHIPLQDTNDTFMANMQKNGTYSVVPRIPGGEITPDKLIAIGEIGKRYNLYTKITGGQRIDLFGAQLHELPDIWSELIAAGFETGHAYGKSTRTVKSCIGSTWCRYGVQDSMAMALTLEDRYKGLRSPHKLKFAVSGCTRECAEAQSKDVGVIATENGWNLYVCGNGGMRPRHAELFATDLDDESLIRTIDRFLMFYIRTADRLQRTSVWREGLEGGLDYLKEVILEDSLGLGETLEEQMQQVVDRYECEWANALKSPEKLKRFRNYVNDQRPDPAVVNIVERDQIRPASRDELASGNLITSDGGAREAVAEHQPQSTTHLATEVRS